A single genomic interval of Picosynechococcus sp. PCC 7003 harbors:
- a CDS encoding proton extrusion protein PcxA, whose product MNLTNFIKKARRWFYDTPDRALEQAYRAALNIQAIELEHFGGKPVSGRNADYSDSVIGYFQREVRKQLKIIEVRLREFRSFNTVVPVSEETLQKKASNIYYPDAADKPTLIIEKLRFIDEVTGRYGRGLSKQSVALIPLDGPEAPKTNGGPDSKPKVETVSDKTGLVPRSIMRTFSRIQQEIDPKSNEAEAEVVTKFRRSRNKTAVSIKFLLTLVIVPLLVHQLAKIAITPFVEEHFFTEASPALFANPDLENEAFEELEHYRATLEMRQLVGLAPALTEAEITEKIQEKATEIAQDYRAESYNAYENIFSDIFSFFAFVGILLISKREIAMLKGFLDEIVYGLSDSAKAFLIILFTDIFVGYHSPHGWEIILENVAKHFGIAESRDFNFLFIATFPVILDTVLKYWIFRYLNRISPSAVATYRNMNE is encoded by the coding sequence ATGAATCTAACCAACTTCATCAAAAAAGCCCGCCGCTGGTTTTACGACACCCCAGACCGTGCCCTGGAGCAGGCCTACCGTGCCGCCCTCAATATCCAAGCCATTGAACTCGAACACTTTGGCGGCAAACCCGTTTCTGGCCGCAATGCCGACTATAGCGACAGTGTGATCGGCTATTTTCAGCGGGAAGTACGCAAACAACTCAAAATTATCGAGGTGCGCCTGCGAGAATTTCGTTCCTTTAATACCGTCGTTCCCGTTTCCGAAGAAACGCTCCAAAAAAAAGCGAGCAATATCTACTATCCGGATGCCGCCGACAAGCCGACGCTCATTATCGAAAAACTGCGCTTCATTGACGAAGTCACCGGACGCTATGGCCGTGGCCTGTCGAAACAATCCGTTGCCCTTATCCCCCTCGATGGCCCAGAGGCTCCCAAAACCAATGGCGGCCCCGACAGCAAACCCAAAGTAGAGACAGTATCGGACAAAACGGGTCTCGTGCCCCGCTCCATCATGCGGACATTCTCCCGCATCCAGCAGGAGATCGATCCCAAGTCCAACGAAGCAGAAGCCGAGGTGGTGACAAAATTCCGGCGATCGCGCAACAAAACCGCTGTTTCGATCAAGTTTCTGCTCACCCTCGTCATTGTGCCCTTATTGGTGCATCAGCTCGCAAAAATTGCGATTACGCCTTTCGTGGAAGAGCATTTTTTCACCGAGGCGAGTCCAGCCTTGTTTGCGAACCCCGATCTAGAAAACGAAGCCTTTGAGGAATTAGAACATTACCGAGCGACCCTGGAAATGCGCCAGTTAGTGGGGTTAGCGCCAGCCCTCACGGAGGCGGAAATTACTGAAAAAATTCAAGAAAAAGCAACAGAAATTGCCCAGGATTATCGTGCCGAAAGTTACAACGCCTACGAAAATATTTTTTCTGATATTTTTAGCTTTTTTGCTTTTGTAGGAATTTTGTTAATCAGTAAGCGCGAAATTGCGATGTTAAAGGGCTTTTTAGATGAGATTGTCTATGGTCTGAGTGACTCAGCAAAGGCATTTTTAATTATTTTGTTCACGGATATTTTTGTGGGTTATCACTCGCCCCATGGCTGGGAAATTATCCTCGAAAATGTGGCGAAACATTTTGGCATTGCGGAGAGCCGAGATTTTAATTTCCTTTTTATTGCAACCTTTCCGGTGATCCTCGATACGGTCTTAAAGTATTGGATTTTCCGTTATCTCAATCGTATTTCGCCTTCTGCCGTCGCCACGTACCGCAACATGAACGAGTAA